AAGAAGAGCTGAAATTATAAATCTTTTAAGACAAAAAATAACTTATCTAAAAGTGTATATTTCAGATCCTAAAACCGTTAAAAGAATAGACGAGTTAACAAAAGAAATTGGTATATTGGAAGATTCTGCTCAGAAAAAAACCCTAGCTACACAAAATCAATTTGAAAAAACTCAAGAAGCTATCAAAAAAATAAAAAATGATTTATCTAATAGCATTCTAAATGAATATAAGAAAAATTTAGACAATGCAGTTAATAATATTAATATAAACTTAGGAAACAACAGAAAAGTATTGAGAAATGCAGTTATTTTTATAAAAACTTATAATAGAGTTGCAGTTGGTCAAATAAATGGTGTAGAAACTATAATAAATAGTACCCTACAAGAAAATAGACCATTAACAACAGAAGAATCTGTACAAACAATTAAGTATCTTTCAAATGTTTTAAGATTACTTGATGAAAAAAGAAAAAACTTTGAAAGTCTATCAACTAACCTAAAAAGCCTTAAAGATTCAGAAAACCTTTTGATAAGCGTTATACAAAAAGGAGAACAAGAAATGTCCAAATTGATAGAAGCATTTAATATTAATCAAAAAAAAAGTAAAAGCAGCTTCAAACGGAAGGAAGGAAAAGTTACACCTTCATCTAAAAAAGATAATTCTGAAAGAAGCCCATTTTGGACCAGCCCTTACTCAAAATAATCCTAGAACCACTTACCTAAACTCTGATTTTTATTATCAATTTTAATTTTAGACTTCTTCACATCATCAAAATTTAACCCACTTTCAACTCTTTCTAAACTAAACTCATGCTCATCAACTAATAATTTAATAATCCTGTCTCTATCAATTTCTTTCCAATCTAATTTAACATTTTTCTCAACTTTCATCTTTTCAAATAATTCATAAACTTCTTTCCAATCAAAATCAACTTTCACAGCTTCAAAAATCTTTTCTGGTTTCTTGTATTCTTTAACAATTTTCAAAGCATTCTTTGGACCAACACCTTTTACTCCACCTTGATTAAAATCAGTCCCAACTAAAATAGCTAAAGAAATAAACTGCGAATAATCAATTCCTAAACTTTCCAAAGTATCCTCTAATTTAATCAACTCAGGATTAATAGAAATATACGCTCCTGAAGAAGTTTTTCTTTTCTGTGCTAAAGTTAAATTTCTTAACAAATTAGGAGAACCAAAAACCAAAGCATCTGCATCTTGCGAACCAACATAATCAACCATCCCTTCTTTACATAATGCTGCAGCTTGAGCTTCTGCTTCATAAAGTGCTTGAACAATTGGTATACCTAAAGCTTTGATAAATTCCTTGGACTCATCAATAATCTCTTGACTCATTCGAATAGACTGCCTTGAATATTTATACATCAACTCCTCATTACCTTCTTCTTTTGCTAACTCAAACATCTTCTCAGCTTCCTTCTTCTTATCATCTCTATACTTCCTCTCACTCTTCTTAAGCTCAGGACTCTTACCATCAAAAACAAACACCAACTTAACATTCTTCTTCATCAAATTAGTAGTCCTTGTCAGTAAACCCTGCAAATGTGAAGTCACTCTTCCTTGACTATCTTGTAATAGAGTTCCATCTCTTTGCCTTATAGAACTAAGAAACTGATAAATAACATTAGAAGAATCGATTGCAACCTTTTTTCCACCCAGCTCTTCAAAACTTAACACTTCTTTTTTAAGTAAATCAGTTATTGCAACACCCATAACTAAATTCAACAACTTTAACTTTATATAATTTACCACCAAAGTCTTTATATACCTCTAAAACTTAAAAATCTCGAAAAGATGGTGATTTCACATACAGCTCTAGATCATAAAGGTGGAAGGTATTTCTACAGATTACATAATTTAAAAATTGCTAATTTATGTCAGAATTATCCGAAACTGAAAGATTATCTTTATGATATGCTCAAAAACTGTCCAAATAATTATTTTAATGAAGGCCCAAGAAGCAGCACTTTAAAATTTAATTTAGAAAATCTAAATCAAAAATATATTTCTAATCACGAAACAGGCTCATTAACAAAATTTGGTCTTGAAGAAAATGCAAAACGTTACAAAACTTCACATTCTAAAGTTCAAGTTTTTATGTTAGAAAATGACTTTAAAACTATTGCTGTTGAAATCCCAATCTGGCTTTCACCAACAGAATTAGAATGTTATCAAGAATTATTCAACTCTGAAAAACCCTTAACAGGACATATTGATTTACTAAGAATTGAAGACGATAAAATTTGGGTATTTGATTATAAACCCAATGCAGAAAAAGAAAAATTTGCTTCAACCCAAATTTATTTCTATGCTTTAATGTTAAGTAAAAGAACAGGAATTCCCTTAGAAAATTTTAGATGCGCTTATTTTGATCAAAATCATTGTTATGCTTTTAAACCAGAAGATATTTCTCTAAAACAACCTATAAAAATAACTGAATTTTGTAAATAAGCACCAATATTCCTACAATAGCTTTATAAATCACTTTAACACTATATGGGTTATGGTAAAGATTCAATTTTATGCTCTAGATTTAGAATCAGATGAAAATCTAAAAATTTATGGAAAAACTCTAGATAATAAAAGAGTCTGTGCTATAGATAAAAATTACAAACCTTCATTCTATGCTCTGGGAAAAGACATAGAAAAACTAAAAAAGAAAATTTCTTTATTAGAAGAAGATGAATCCAAAGTAACAGAAGCTTTAATTGAAGATGTTTCTTATTATGATGAAAAAACAAAAGCACTTAGAGTTTACACAAATAACTTAAAAGCAATTACAGTTCTTGCACATAGAATACGCCAAGATTATCCGACCTTAGACTTAAAAGAAACTGATATTTCTGCATACAAAAGATACTTAATTGATAATAATTTAACACCTCTAACTTTATGGGAAGTTGATGGAGACATTATTAATCATCATGAACTTAATGTAGAAATTTGCGTCTCTGGAAAAATTACTCAAGTAAGTGATGATATAATTCCTAATCCAAGAGTTCTAGCTTTAGACATAGAAGTTTATGGTTTTGATTTCGGTGGAGATAAAGGTTCTGTAGAACCTATAATAATGCTCTCCCTAGTGGGTTCTCATAATTATAAAAAAGTTATAACCTGGAAGAGATTTAAAAATCCACAGAATTATATTGAATTTGTAGATAGTGAAATGGCCTTATTAGAAAAAGCAAATGAAGAAATTTTAAAATATAATCCGGACTACTTATTAGGTTATTTCTCAGATGGTTTTGATTTCCCATATATAGAAAAAAGAATGAAAAAATATAAAATAAAAAGTAAAATAGGTTATGATAACAAAGGAATTAAAATAAGAAACAACACAGGAGAATCAATTGCAAAACTAAAAGGAATTTCTCATATAGATGTTTACAAATTTGTTAGTGGAGCAATGTCAGTCCCGCTAGACTTAGATTCATATTCTTTAGACATAGTTGCAAAAGAACTTTTAGGAAGAGGAAAAGTAGAAGTTAATATCAACAAACTTTCAGAATCCTGGGATAAAGGAGATATTAAAAAATTCTGCGAATATAATTTAATGGATTCAATCTTAACTCTAGAAATATTTCAAAAAATACTTCCAAACATAAACGAGTTAGTAAAACTCATAGGTTCTCCAATACAAGAAACAAGTAGAATGACTTATGGACAATTAGTAGAGCATTATCTAATGAAACGTTGCAGAGATTTTAAAGAAATTATTCCTAAAAGACCTCCGAGAAGTATTGTTTTTGAAAGGAGAATGCACACTTACCAAGGTGCTCTAGTTATGGAACCACTTCCAGGATTACACGAAAATCTAGTTTTTTTAGATTTTAGAAGTTTATATCCGACAGTCACTATAGCTAAAAACATCTCTCCTAGCACTTTAAGACTTCATCCACCTGGATACGAAACTCCTGAAATTAGGGATGAGTCTGGAAGAAGTGTAGTTTATTACTTTGATAAAAACAAAGAAGGATTCATACCTAAAATATTAAGGGATATTATTCAAAGAAGAAACACTCTAAAAGAAATAACAAAAAAAGAACCTTCTCCTGTATTAAACGCAAGAAGTTATGCTCTAAAAACAATTGCAAACTCAACTTATGGTTATATGGGTTTTGCAGGTGCAAGATGGTATTGTCGTGAATGTTCTTCTTCAATCACAGCCTGGGCAAGAGAATATATTACTCAAACAATAGAAGATGCAAGAAAAGAAAAATTTAAAGTTATTTATTCTGATACAGATAGTGTTGCAATTGTTCTTGAAAATAAAACAAGACAAGACATCTTAAAATTTATAGAAAAAACAAACAAAAAACTTCCTGATTTAATGGAATTAGAATTAGAATCTTTCTATAAAAGAGGAATTTTTGTATACAAAAAAGGAGAACTCAAGGGTGCAAAAAAGAAATATGCTCTAATAACAGAAAAAAATGAAATAAAAATCAAGGGATTTGAAACCGTAAGAGGAGACTGGAGTAAAATTGCTCGTAAAACTCAATATGATGTTTTAAAATTAATCTTAGAAGGTACGCCAAAAGAAAAAGCAATGAAATATGTCTTAAAAGTAATTGATGACTTAAGAAATAACAAAGTAAACAAAGAAGATTTGGTTATTCAAACTCAATTAAAAATGAATTTAGATGAATATTCAGTTATAGGACCACATGTAGCAATTGCTAAAATAATGAAAGAAAGAGGTTTTAGAATAGGCGCAGGCTCACCTGTATGGTATATAGTTGGAGAAGGCTCAGGTAAAATAAGGGATAATGTCTGTTTACCAGATGAATGTAAAAATTATAGCAAAGATTATTATATTAATAATCAAATTATTCCAGCAGTTGAAAAAATATTCATGGTTTTAGGATATACAAAAGAAGATATTTTAAAAGATAAAAAACAAAGCTCACTAGGTGATTTTTAATGAAAGAGCAAGAATTAAAAGATTATAAAAAAGCAGGACAAATAGCTGCAGAAGTTTTAGAATCATCAAAATCTTTATTTAAAAAAGGAAAGAAATTCTCAGATATTGCAGAAGAAATAGAATCTCAAATAATAAAAAAAGGTGGGAATCTTGCTTTTCCAGTAAATCTTTCTTGTAATGAAATTGCAGCACACTATACTCCTCATCCAAACGATGAATTAACTTATGAAGCTCAACTTATAAAAGTAGATTTGGGAGTCCATATTAATGGCTGCGTTGCAGACACCGCAATAACAATTGGCCCAAAAGAAAATACAGATTTAATAGAAGCCTCAAAAGAAGCTCTAAATAAAGCTTTAAAACTTTGCACACCCGGAACAGAAATAAATAAAATAGGAAAAACAATTCAAGAAACAATAGAAAATTATGGATTTAAACCTATAAAAAATCTAAGTGGCCATGAATTAACAACGCATGTTTTACATTCAGGGCAAGTAATTCCTAATTACAACAACCAAGATAAAACCTTACTAAAAGAAGACCAAGTATTTGCAATAGAACCTTTTGCAACTACTGGCACAGGTTTAGTAAAAGATGGAAAACTAAGCACAATTTATTCTTTAGAAGAACACAAACCTCTAAGAGCTAATAGAGATGTTCTAAAATATATTGAAGAAAATTATAAAACTCTACCCTTTGCAAAAAGATGGTTATTAAAAAAATTCCCTCTACCAAAAGTAACTTTAGCTCTAGCACAAATGAAATCATTAGGAATAATTAGAGAATATTCTCAATTGATAGAAATTAACAAAAGCTTAGTTTCACAAGCAGAACACACAGTAATTATAAAAGACAAACCTATAATAACTACAAAAATTTAACCAAAATATTTATAAAACTTAAAACCATTAAAATCCACTAAATACGACTAAAAATGGGTTTAAAAAAGATTTGGAACAAAGCAAAATTGCCTCTTAAAATAATAGGCATACCCCTAATTCTTTTGCACCTTGGCACCCAAAGTTATTACTTAGCACGAAATTACCACGAGTTTTTTAGACCTTCAAAAACTTCTCAAGCATTTGAAAAAAGGTTCGGATTTAAAATATATAATTTAGAAAAAAGTAAAATCGGATCTGATAAAATCTATAATCTTTTACTGAAAGAAAATTTGGAATCCAGATTAGATATAAAATATATTGAAGTAGTAAATAAAAATTATTTTAAAAAATCTTTTTTTCAACAATTAACTGAATTTTTCATAGATGGTTATGTAGGGCATTATCAAGGAAATAGAATTTTTCTTATAGAGGATGCAAACGAAAAACTATGGCACCATGAAATAAAACATTCTAAATTTTATAAAGTTAGAAAAGTAAATCCAGAATTAAAAAAACAATGGATTGAATTAAGTCTAGATGAAAATGGAAATAACTCCTATTTAAAACCTGAAAGGAGCATATTCTCAAGGTTTAAATTACTTGGTAAAGTTGTAAACAAATATTATCCTTCTGAAAAAAATCTTTCTTTAGGTTTTGTAAGTAACTATGCGCGCACTAATTTAGATGAGGATATAGCCGAATTATGCTCAAAAATAGAAGTAGAACCATTATTTTTCGAAACACAACTTAAAAACGAAAAGATAATGAAAAAAATTGAATTTGCTCAAAAACAAAAGCTAATACCTCCAGAATTTATAGACTATCTAAACCTAAGAAAAACCGACTATTCTAGGCTTACAAAAGAAAAACTAAATGAAAAAGAAGCAGTTTATTTCCTTGATCAAAGTAAAGAATTCTTGAATAAATATCCTTCTAGTGTATACGCTCAACAAATAATTAATTTTAGAGGAAAAGTTCTTGAAGGAAGCATAACTTCAGATAATAAAAAAGAATTTTTAGAAAAAGCAGTTTCAGAATATCTATCAGGATTAAGAGGGGATTATAAAGATAAAATATTTTATTGCGATTTACTAGAAAGCATTTCAAGATGCTATAAAGCATTAAAAAATAAAGAATTTGAAGACTTTTATAATTCCTTACTTCAAAAAGAATACTATCTTAAAGAATTATCATTTCTCAAAAAGTAGAGAAACACCACATTTATAAATAAGTTTTATTTTACTTAAAATATGAAATATACTGAATCATCTCAAAAAAATATAATTGCACAGGATAAATTTTTCATTGTTTTATCATTAGTAAGTATTCTTGGTTTTATAGGCATAGTTTCAGAAACCATCTTTAATTATCGTCTAACACCTTATATTGAGTCAATTTGGTTATTGATTATTGGAATAGGTTTAATCTATGAAACTAAATTTAGTGCATTAATCTCATTGAAAAATGGATTAAATCAAGAAAACTTTCCAATTGTTGTAACTGAAGTAATAGGTGTAATTGCTGTTCTTTCAGGTGCATTTAGTTTCCCCCCAATTAAAATAGATACACCTGGATTCTTTGCAATTAAAGGTATAGTTAGTATAATTGCAATTGTGATTATATTCATTCAAACTTGGATTGCTAAAGAATAAAACTACTTTTTTAGTTCAACTTTTGGCCTTGAACCAATTTACTAAACAACTAAAAAATATTGTAAATCGCACCTTTAAGCTTAGATTCTAATCTAACATCAAATCCAGAACCTGAAATATAGTAAGCTCTTGGCATAATTTAATCTATAAAACAACCTCAGATCCTACTCTTAAAGTTTATTAGATTTATAAAATTAATTTAAAATTGCCTTTATTTCCCTTTCTAACTACAGGAATCATAGTTTTCTCTAAGGTTATACCTTATAACCAAAAGGTTTATATATTTGTATTAGGTTATACCCCATAACATGACAAAAGAACAGATCTTAATCTTTAAGAAATCGGCGGATAGTCTCTTTAATCAAAAAGATTATACTTCTGCAACAATACTCTATTTTAAAACCTGGTTTGCAATCCAAGATTATACCTTACTTGAAAAAGTGGGTCAATCTCCCAAAGATCATGGAGAAAGATTCAGATTATTAGAAAAAAGCTTCCCAAAAAGTTATATTAATTTAGACAAAGAATTCTCAACGTATAGAGACACTTACTCAAAAATAATAGATAAAGAAACTTGCATAAGAATAAAAAAGACTGTAGAAAATGAAATCAGAAATTACTCAATTAACTAAATTTAGTAAAGTGTTTTATGAAAAACATAAAACCGAAATAAAAGACATTATCCTATTTGGATCTATATTAAAAGGTAAGCTAAATCCTAATGATATCGATATTTTAATATTATTTAACAAAAAAATAGACAAAGATTTGGAATATGAGTTTAAACAACAAACTAAAATTAAAAATTTAGAAATAATCTCAAAAACATTATTAGACCCTTCATTTACAGCCAGAGAAGGAATATTGTTTGAAGGATTTAGTTTAATTAATAAAAAGTCTATCTCTTCAGAATATGGATTTGAATCAAAAGGAATGTTTATTTATAATACTAAAAAATTAAATAACACTAACAAAACGAAATTCTATTATGCCCTTAATGGAAGAAGAAAATTTAAAGGTATGGCAGATAGTTTACAGGCAATTAAACTTTCAGATAATATCTTATTAGTTTCATTAGACAAAATATCCTTAGCTAAAGAATTTTTTAATCACTGGGGTATAGAATTTAAGTATGTCCCCTCATTAATACCTGAAAGGTTGTCAAAACCCCATTTACTTAGTAAAATTGAATAACTTTTAGTTTAAACTTTAACTTTTTTAGCCCTAACAATTCTAAATCACTATATTCATAGTTAAATCTATTCTATCTATTTTTTTCTCAACTCTAGTCACGAGTAACTTTTTATTTGAGAAGTTATCTAGATCATAAGAAATATCCTCATCAAAATATAACTCAACATAATCTAACTTTTGCGTAAAAAACCAAATAACCTGCCCATAATATTCAGGTAAGCATTCTACTCTATATCCCTTACCAAGATATTCTCCTTCTTTAATCTTTTTTCCAACAAGTTTTTCTGCAAATTCTTTTGA
This genomic interval from Candidatus Woesearchaeota archaeon contains the following:
- the fen gene encoding flap endonuclease-1, producing MGVAITDLLKKEVLSFEELGGKKVAIDSSNVIYQFLSSIRQRDGTLLQDSQGRVTSHLQGLLTRTTNLMKKNVKLVFVFDGKSPELKKSERKYRDDKKKEAEKMFELAKEEGNEELMYKYSRQSIRMSQEIIDESKEFIKALGIPIVQALYEAEAQAAALCKEGMVDYVGSQDADALVFGSPNLLRNLTLAQKRKTSSGAYISINPELIKLEDTLESLGIDYSQFISLAILVGTDFNQGGVKGVGPKNALKIVKEYKKPEKIFEAVKVDFDWKEVYELFEKMKVEKNVKLDWKEIDRDRIIKLLVDEHEFSLERVESGLNFDDVKKSKIKIDNKNQSLGKWF
- the map gene encoding type II methionyl aminopeptidase, whose product is MKEQELKDYKKAGQIAAEVLESSKSLFKKGKKFSDIAEEIESQIIKKGGNLAFPVNLSCNEIAAHYTPHPNDELTYEAQLIKVDLGVHINGCVADTAITIGPKENTDLIEASKEALNKALKLCTPGTEINKIGKTIQETIENYGFKPIKNLSGHELTTHVLHSGQVIPNYNNQDKTLLKEDQVFAIEPFATTGTGLVKDGKLSTIYSLEEHKPLRANRDVLKYIEENYKTLPFAKRWLLKKFPLPKVTLALAQMKSLGIIREYSQLIEINKSLVSQAEHTVIIKDKPIITTKI
- a CDS encoding nucleotidyltransferase domain-containing protein produces the protein MKSEITQLTKFSKVFYEKHKTEIKDIILFGSILKGKLNPNDIDILILFNKKIDKDLEYEFKQQTKIKNLEIISKTLLDPSFTAREGILFEGFSLINKKSISSEYGFESKGMFIYNTKKLNNTNKTKFYYALNGRRKFKGMADSLQAIKLSDNILLVSLDKISLAKEFFNHWGIEFKYVPSLIPERLSKPHLLSKIE
- a CDS encoding ribonuclease H-like domain-containing protein: MVKIQFYALDLESDENLKIYGKTLDNKRVCAIDKNYKPSFYALGKDIEKLKKKISLLEEDESKVTEALIEDVSYYDEKTKALRVYTNNLKAITVLAHRIRQDYPTLDLKETDISAYKRYLIDNNLTPLTLWEVDGDIINHHELNVEICVSGKITQVSDDIIPNPRVLALDIEVYGFDFGGDKGSVEPIIMLSLVGSHNYKKVITWKRFKNPQNYIEFVDSEMALLEKANEEILKYNPDYLLGYFSDGFDFPYIEKRMKKYKIKSKIGYDNKGIKIRNNTGESIAKLKGISHIDVYKFVSGAMSVPLDLDSYSLDIVAKELLGRGKVEVNINKLSESWDKGDIKKFCEYNLMDSILTLEIFQKILPNINELVKLIGSPIQETSRMTYGQLVEHYLMKRCRDFKEIIPKRPPRSIVFERRMHTYQGALVMEPLPGLHENLVFLDFRSLYPTVTIAKNISPSTLRLHPPGYETPEIRDESGRSVVYYFDKNKEGFIPKILRDIIQRRNTLKEITKKEPSPVLNARSYALKTIANSTYGYMGFAGARWYCRECSSSITAWAREYITQTIEDARKEKFKVIYSDTDSVAIVLENKTRQDILKFIEKTNKKLPDLMELELESFYKRGIFVYKKGELKGAKKKYALITEKNEIKIKGFETVRGDWSKIARKTQYDVLKLILEGTPKEKAMKYVLKVIDDLRNNKVNKEDLVIQTQLKMNLDEYSVIGPHVAIAKIMKERGFRIGAGSPVWYIVGEGSGKIRDNVCLPDECKNYSKDYYINNQIIPAVEKIFMVLGYTKEDILKDKKQSSLGDF
- a CDS encoding PD-(D/E)XK nuclease family protein codes for the protein MVISHTALDHKGGRYFYRLHNLKIANLCQNYPKLKDYLYDMLKNCPNNYFNEGPRSSTLKFNLENLNQKYISNHETGSLTKFGLEENAKRYKTSHSKVQVFMLENDFKTIAVEIPIWLSPTELECYQELFNSEKPLTGHIDLLRIEDDKIWVFDYKPNAEKEKFASTQIYFYALMLSKRTGIPLENFRCAYFDQNHCYAFKPEDISLKQPIKITEFCK